The DNA region CGGTGGGACGACGGAGGCGCACGGGGCGACAACAGCGTGGGCGGAGTCGTCGGCGGACTGGCCGTACTGGGCTACCCGTTCGCGCTGTACACCTGCTGCGGTGCGCTCTCCCGGCTGCGCAGGGCCCGAAGCGTTCTGGAGGCATACCCCTGGCAGTCGATCCCGGCGGCTCGGAAGCTGTCCGGTACGAAGGAGGCGAGGGGAGTAGCCGTGCAGCTCCGGCTTCCCGGCGGTGCGCATCCGGGCGGCGGCGAGAGTGCGTACGCGGACGAGGACGGGACGCTGTGGTCCCAGAGCCTGTCGGCGCGCGACCCCCTGCGGTGGAACCGCTGGGCCACGGGATTGGAGGAGGGAGCCTGGTTCGCCGGTGACGTCGAACGCGGAGGCGTGCTCGCGCTTCCCGGCCCCCGCGGCCTGATGACGGTTCAGCGCCGCAGCCAGGTGCTGTCCATGGAGGGCAGGACCGCCAGGGCAGAGCACGAGAGCATCCTCGCGGCGGCGCCCGGACGCGGCTGACCCGACGCGGGCTGCGCGGCCCTCGATGCGGGCCGCACGCCTCACATGCGCTACGCCCCGCCGTTCTCCGGCGTCGGCTCAAGGTCGAACTCGCCGTCGCGGGCGCCCAGTACGAACGCGCGCCACTCGGCCTCGGTGTAACGCAGCACCGTGCCGGGGTCCTTGGAGTTGCGCATGGCGACCGCACCGCCCGGGAGATGCGCGATCTCCACCTTCTCCTCCTCCGGGCCGCCGGGAGCGGACTCCCAGACGGCGTCGGAGATGTCCATCGCGTACAGCTCGTCCTTCTCCTGCTGCGTCCCCATCGCGCATGCCCCTTTCTTCACAACGGTCTTCCGGAAGCGGGCGGTGAGCCCGCGCACCGTCGGCATCTCCCCGCGTCCGGCCCCCGCCGCCCCCGGGCGCAATCCTCCCATGCGGCGCCGACGGTGCAGTTGGGATCGAGTCAGCACCGCCGGGTCCCTGCCCGTACAACTCGCCGCGTACGACCCGAGAACCGCCACGTACGGGACGACGGCCGCGCACGCACGGGACCTCCACGCACGCACGAGACCCCCGCGTACGCACGGAGCCGGGCCGGGAAGCGATCCCCGGCCCGGCTCCGTGGCGTTCAAGCAGCCGGAATCCCGCGGCAGTCGCCCGCGGGGTCAGTTGCTCGCAGGCAACCAGCCCGTCTGGACCAACTGGCCGCCCCGGCGCCGCGTCTGGAAGTAGCCGCGGCCGGGAGGGAGTTGAGTCGGAGAGATGTTGCCCAGCAGCGCGCCCTCGGACTTGTCACCGGAAAGGACGACGCCCTGAGCGCCCAGCTCCTTCATCCGCTGCATCACCGGCTCGTACAGCGCACGGCTGGCGCCGCCGGACGAGCGGGCGATGATGACGCGCAGCCCGACGTCGCGGGCGAACGGCAGATACTCCAGCAGCGGCATCAGCGGGTTCTGCCCGGTGGCCACCAGATCGTAGTCGTCGATGACTACGAACGCGTCGGGGCTGTCGTACCAGCTTCGGTTGCGTAGCTGTTCCGGCGTGACGTCCGGCCCCGGCATGCGCCGCGACATGGACCCTGCGAGTCCCTCCAGGGTCTCCTGAAGGGACGGAGCCGCGGCGCAGTACCGCGACAGATGCGCCTCGGGCACTCCCTGGAGGTGCGCGCGCCGGTAGTCGCCGACCACGATCTTGGCCTTGTCCGGCGTGTAGCGCTCGGTGATCTTCTGCATGAGCAGACGCAGCAGTGCGCTCTTGCCGGACTCGCTCTCACCGAAGACCACGAACAGCGGGTCCGTCTCGAAGTTGACGAACACGGGCCGCAGCGAGCTCTCGTCGATGCCGAACGCGAGGCCGTGCTCGGGGTAGTCGGAGCCCTTGGGGAGCCTGGAGGCTTCGAGCATGGTCGGCAGCAGCCGCACGGCGGGTGCCGGTTCGCCCTTCCAGTGCTCGTTGATCGCGCTGATCGTCTGCCTCGTCGCGTCCGGCAGGTCCTCCAGCGTCGAGGAGCCGTCGATGCGCGGCAGGGCCGTCATCAAGTGCAGCTTGTCCGGGCTGAGTCCGCGGCCCGGCATGGCGACGGGCACGTTCGCGGCGACCTTGCGGTCGATCTCCGACTCGGACGGGTCGCCCAGCCTCAGCTCCACGCGGTTCTGGAGGAGGTCCTTCAGCGCGGGA from Streptomyces marispadix includes:
- a CDS encoding DUF397 domain-containing protein; the protein is MGTQQEKDELYAMDISDAVWESAPGGPEEEKVEIAHLPGGAVAMRNSKDPGTVLRYTEAEWRAFVLGARDGEFDLEPTPENGGA